From Rubrivirga sp. SAORIC476, a single genomic window includes:
- a CDS encoding TonB-dependent receptor domain-containing protein gives MFRSLSTVVLLLLFALPGVAYAQNTGKLSGRVTDADTGDPLIGANVYLPAVQRGAATDIDGNYTILGIPVGLYDITFSYTGYQSQTQTDVELSQGRTRVVDVELSGESLGEVVVEYQRPLIQQDAIGVPKVVTGADIQNLPVRGVESVASIQAGVVSNDGSGTLNIRGGRGEEVTYYIDGVKVIGGAAGRAVPQAAIAEQEMLIGTIPPQYGDATAGIISISTLSGGNNFFGSLEAITSTGLDAFGYNLGALSIGGPIVKDFASFFVSVQGTYTEDDSPYALETLQLNDDVYNAIQQSPQVVRVNRGGVGDVAPTGTIHTDSDFFYVGIPASLDPGIDFDPTDPDAELAFDIDALAEALGLDAGVIAGSPLLSYDLFTNGDSFTSRTGKDDPSTQISTTGNIELRPVTGVNLRFGGAYTYNEDRGFSFSRSLFNRDRFTTTEDEVTRGYASLRQVLSNTAFYQLQAEYSTRTQNNYPDEFGSDIRTILSYGDIDAPQNEVARRYYNYDAATGVYTPTYRDGAISPTATNQGIGFSAPGTPSTGYSMFDQTQFRVFGSAQTQVGVHELSFGGEYETLTQRSWSIGGAFARGLARYASDGTIEGIPEEDQVASYDDLPFNAGFDNPRVNVRYYGYDYLGLNEVDEDNVSEYVGIDTDGDGTPDQFNRNVAPYKPLYYGSYVRDRIEYRDLVIDLGLRLDVFDNNTRVLRDPFALADIYRVDDVLGGSAVGINPITNLPSNIEGDYAVYVNGQTVVGYRDLNGQFYNALGAETDATTVLAQLGGSPQLDEAAGGQLTEDAFEDYEPALTVMPRIGVTFPVTNRALFFASYNVTSQRPSENAFASIQDFAYASESSGTLNNANLRPETTTQYELGFRQALTDRAALTISGFYRTQRNKITLRNFNQAFPSGYTAYTNQDFTTTKGLEFGFDLRRTRNLQVNANYTLQFAEGTGSDAASANLLSFRTTSNIFPETLSPLSFDQRHNVNVSVDYRLGEGEGPMIGGIRPFAGFGLNLLGVYKSGNRYTQLSDEALKSDYAQNIGLAITGAPNEVVIPATSRLDLKVDRGFNLGGANFRGYVWVQNLLDSDNVIGVYRTTGLADDDGFLATDPDVIANLGSQIQQDAYRYLYSQYVGGPVNPGAFKVTSGNFYSPPRRIRLGVTLDF, from the coding sequence ATGTTTCGTTCACTGAGCACCGTCGTGCTCCTGCTGCTGTTCGCGCTGCCCGGCGTGGCCTATGCGCAGAACACAGGAAAGCTGTCCGGCCGCGTGACGGATGCAGATACCGGCGACCCCCTCATCGGGGCCAACGTGTATCTGCCCGCCGTCCAGCGTGGCGCAGCCACCGACATCGACGGCAACTACACCATCCTCGGCATCCCCGTCGGCCTCTACGACATCACGTTCTCCTACACGGGGTACCAGTCGCAGACGCAGACCGACGTCGAACTCTCGCAGGGCCGCACCCGTGTGGTCGACGTCGAACTCTCCGGCGAGTCGCTCGGTGAGGTCGTCGTCGAGTACCAGCGTCCGCTGATCCAGCAGGACGCCATCGGCGTGCCGAAGGTCGTGACCGGCGCCGACATCCAGAACCTCCCGGTTCGCGGTGTCGAGAGCGTGGCCTCGATCCAGGCGGGCGTCGTCTCCAACGACGGCTCCGGCACCCTCAACATCCGCGGTGGTCGCGGCGAGGAGGTGACCTACTACATCGACGGCGTCAAGGTGATCGGTGGGGCCGCGGGCCGTGCCGTCCCCCAGGCGGCCATCGCTGAGCAGGAGATGCTCATCGGCACGATCCCGCCGCAGTACGGCGACGCGACGGCCGGCATCATCTCGATCTCGACGCTGTCCGGCGGCAACAACTTCTTCGGCTCCCTTGAGGCGATCACCTCGACGGGTCTCGACGCGTTCGGGTACAACCTCGGCGCGCTCTCGATCGGCGGCCCGATCGTGAAGGACTTCGCGAGCTTCTTCGTGTCGGTGCAGGGCACCTACACCGAGGACGACTCGCCGTACGCGCTCGAGACGCTCCAGCTGAACGACGACGTCTACAACGCGATCCAGCAGTCGCCGCAGGTGGTTCGCGTGAACCGCGGCGGTGTCGGTGACGTGGCCCCGACGGGCACGATCCACACCGACTCCGACTTCTTCTACGTCGGCATTCCGGCCAGCCTCGATCCGGGCATCGACTTCGACCCGACGGATCCGGACGCGGAGCTCGCCTTCGACATCGACGCGCTCGCCGAGGCCCTCGGCCTCGACGCCGGCGTGATCGCGGGCAGCCCGCTGCTCTCGTACGACCTGTTCACCAACGGGGACAGCTTCACGAGCCGCACGGGCAAGGACGACCCGTCCACGCAGATCTCGACGACGGGCAACATCGAGCTTCGCCCCGTGACGGGCGTGAACCTCCGCTTCGGTGGAGCCTACACGTACAACGAGGATCGCGGCTTCTCCTTCTCGCGCTCCCTCTTCAACCGGGACCGCTTCACCACGACGGAGGACGAGGTCACGCGTGGCTACGCGTCGCTCCGCCAGGTGCTCTCGAACACGGCGTTCTACCAGCTCCAGGCCGAGTACTCGACCCGGACCCAGAACAACTACCCGGACGAGTTCGGTAGCGACATCCGCACCATCCTGAGCTACGGCGACATCGACGCTCCTCAGAACGAGGTCGCGCGTCGCTACTACAACTACGACGCGGCGACGGGGGTCTACACGCCCACCTACCGCGACGGCGCCATCAGCCCGACCGCGACGAACCAGGGCATCGGCTTCTCCGCCCCGGGCACCCCGTCCACGGGCTACTCGATGTTCGACCAGACGCAGTTCCGCGTGTTCGGCTCGGCCCAGACGCAGGTCGGCGTCCACGAGCTCTCCTTCGGTGGTGAGTACGAGACGCTGACGCAGCGCTCCTGGAGCATCGGCGGCGCCTTCGCGCGCGGCCTGGCTCGCTACGCGTCCGACGGCACGATCGAGGGCATCCCGGAGGAGGATCAGGTGGCGTCCTACGACGACCTGCCCTTCAACGCTGGCTTCGACAACCCGCGCGTGAACGTGCGCTACTACGGCTACGACTACCTCGGCCTCAACGAGGTGGACGAGGACAACGTGTCGGAGTACGTCGGCATCGACACCGACGGTGACGGCACGCCGGACCAGTTCAACCGCAACGTGGCTCCCTACAAGCCGCTCTACTACGGCAGCTACGTTCGCGACCGCATTGAGTACCGCGACCTGGTGATCGACCTCGGGCTTCGTCTCGACGTGTTCGACAACAACACCCGCGTGCTCCGTGACCCGTTCGCGCTGGCGGACATCTACCGCGTCGACGACGTGCTCGGCGGCTCCGCGGTCGGGATCAACCCGATCACGAACCTGCCCTCGAACATCGAAGGCGACTACGCGGTGTACGTCAACGGCCAGACGGTCGTCGGCTACCGTGACCTGAACGGTCAGTTCTACAACGCCCTCGGCGCCGAGACGGACGCCACCACGGTTCTCGCTCAGCTCGGCGGCTCGCCGCAGCTCGACGAGGCCGCCGGCGGTCAGCTCACCGAGGACGCGTTCGAGGACTACGAGCCGGCGCTGACGGTCATGCCGCGCATCGGCGTGACGTTCCCGGTCACCAACCGGGCGCTGTTCTTCGCGTCCTACAACGTGACCAGCCAGCGGCCGAGCGAGAACGCGTTCGCGTCCATCCAGGACTTCGCGTACGCCTCGGAGAGCTCGGGCACGCTGAACAACGCCAACCTCCGCCCGGAGACGACGACCCAGTACGAGCTCGGCTTCCGCCAGGCGCTCACCGACCGGGCCGCCCTCACCATCTCGGGCTTCTACCGGACGCAGCGTAACAAGATCACGCTGCGCAACTTCAACCAGGCGTTCCCCTCGGGTTACACGGCCTACACCAACCAGGACTTCACGACGACGAAGGGCCTCGAGTTCGGGTTCGACCTCCGTCGGACGCGCAACCTCCAGGTCAACGCCAACTACACCCTGCAGTTTGCGGAGGGCACCGGCTCGGACGCCGCCTCGGCGAACCTGCTGTCCTTCCGGACGACGAGCAACATCTTCCCGGAGACGCTCTCGCCGCTCTCCTTCGACCAGCGCCACAACGTCAACGTCTCCGTTGACTACCGGCTCGGCGAAGGCGAAGGCCCGATGATCGGCGGCATCCGCCCGTTCGCCGGGTTCGGCCTGAACCTGCTCGGCGTCTACAAGAGCGGCAACCGCTACACGCAGCTCTCGGACGAGGCGCTCAAGTCGGACTACGCCCAGAACATCGGCCTGGCCATCACGGGCGCGCCGAACGAGGTCGTCATCCCAGCGACGAGCCGCCTCGACCTCAAGGTCGACCGTGGGTTCAACCTCGGTGGCGCCAACTTCCGCGGCTACGTGTGGGTCCAGAACCTGCTCGACTCGGACAACGTGATCGGCGTCTACCGGACGACCGGCCTCGCCGACGACGACGGCTTCCTGGCCACCGACCCGGACGTCATCGCCAACCTCGGCAGCCAGATCCAGCAGGACGCCTACCGGTACCTCTACTCGCAGTACGTGGGTGGACCGGTCAACCCGGGTGCGTTCAAGGTGACCAGCGGCAACTTCTACAGCCCGCCGCGCCGGATCCGTCTCGGCGTCACCCTCGACTTCTAA
- a CDS encoding T9SS type A sorting domain-containing protein has translation MTTLTILVRRATLVLLGVVLLTADASAQKVLRDGIDSPPARLTAEAAAATAAANAADCVLGAADVDLNINNVRAKMYNIGGLFWRGGGAQYEVPYNPDAEAAGPGSIFASGIWVAGLLDGNPDNLRFAGSTYNNWEFWPGPLDAQGETTAGRCTSFDKLWRVSFEDVQDYTANGLTSETNQDLTGWPIAQGAPYFLDTNGNDRRDPDEERIELNLGDPGYSLTRGGGATLDLAAGFRPDIIGDQAVWWVMNDNGNTHGWSGAAPLEVEVRAQAFAFSTADALNNTTFYRYQFVYRGPSDLEESYISLWSDPDLGNFGDDYVGSDPELGLGFVYNGDNNDEGAGGYGSLPPALGYDFFQGPLVNDDGIDNNGNGVVDEDDERLQVETFYYFTNQGGPTGDPAASEDRGVVSYRLMQGLWKDGVPFTRGGDGYNPGSEDFTLFAFPDDPPAFWSEYNSNGLGRANAPDDRRFGVVTGPFTMKPGDIQEIVFGIVWAQAPQACQATATPQIASLQQLKFDDITVQGAFNADFNLPSPPPAVTVQATPLDQEVVLQFDSVTGDNADIFNYEVDSPFAIGGAPDATYNFEGFKIIQYRDATSTEGTLIATFDINNSVTTVVDNGLDCNTGAIINNVVAQGTNSGSETATPTSILIQNDVFTGSELRNNTTYYFGVQPYAYNEFSSPNRIFAAPVTRVSVRPSISAPRNDGTVVQTTSGASLPVEAGANNVGGGQITATVVDPLAITGDTYRVEFFSQVVGIDQHGTPNDPSDDTEILETNYNIVNATTGEVLLDGAEFFEENGEVLLQTTSVLRRDGLLFDVQGPVAGPLFPGGTNAFVEITGPGGIDSCGPDAASTAGCPLGNNIYGSFNGTADYAATHVGDGPEASLGAFAPNDYEIRFTDEGSYAYYPFSTGNAIKVPFEVWDIGLTPPGSANDPSDDVQLIPNLFADGDIECEFGYFGPSQFDIGNITQRIYAYYPTTSYSDWETAIEPLVTADPNGCPTDPATAAASGSIDFGRGRPLQRFVMEQTSDVGINDLTGTVIRFYTTDPNQPGDTFTINTAESAAVGGDDATAQSALDLIAVTPNPYRGASGYEASGDSRIVRFVNLPAQATIRVFTLSGTQIRSIEKVDNGGTTVDWDLQSEAGLQIASGIYLVHVEARRSDGSVIGERVLKFGVVQRRVQLDVY, from the coding sequence ATGACTACCCTCACCATCCTCGTCCGTCGAGCGACTCTCGTCCTGCTGGGCGTCGTCCTGCTCACGGCGGACGCGAGCGCCCAGAAGGTGCTCCGCGACGGGATCGACAGCCCGCCGGCTCGCCTGACCGCTGAGGCGGCGGCGGCTACGGCGGCGGCCAACGCGGCGGACTGTGTCCTCGGCGCGGCCGACGTCGACCTGAACATCAACAACGTCCGGGCCAAGATGTACAACATCGGTGGCCTCTTCTGGCGCGGCGGCGGCGCTCAGTACGAAGTGCCCTACAACCCCGACGCTGAGGCGGCCGGTCCGGGCTCCATCTTCGCCTCCGGCATCTGGGTCGCAGGCCTCCTCGACGGCAACCCGGACAACCTCCGCTTCGCCGGCTCCACGTACAACAACTGGGAGTTCTGGCCCGGCCCGCTCGACGCCCAGGGCGAGACCACGGCCGGTCGCTGCACGAGCTTCGACAAGCTCTGGCGCGTCAGCTTCGAGGACGTCCAGGACTACACGGCCAACGGCCTCACGTCTGAGACCAACCAGGACCTCACGGGCTGGCCGATCGCGCAGGGCGCGCCCTACTTCCTCGACACCAACGGCAACGACCGCCGCGATCCCGACGAGGAGCGCATCGAGCTCAACCTCGGCGACCCGGGCTACAGCCTCACCCGTGGCGGTGGCGCGACGCTCGACCTCGCCGCTGGCTTCCGTCCCGACATCATCGGTGACCAGGCCGTCTGGTGGGTCATGAACGACAACGGCAACACCCACGGTTGGAGTGGCGCGGCGCCGCTCGAGGTGGAGGTTCGCGCTCAGGCGTTCGCGTTCTCGACGGCCGACGCCCTCAACAACACGACCTTCTACCGCTACCAGTTCGTCTACCGCGGGCCCAGCGACCTCGAGGAGAGCTACATCTCCCTGTGGTCGGATCCGGACCTCGGCAACTTCGGCGACGACTACGTCGGCAGTGACCCGGAGCTGGGTCTCGGCTTCGTCTACAACGGCGACAACAACGACGAAGGTGCGGGCGGCTACGGCTCGCTCCCGCCGGCTCTCGGCTACGACTTCTTCCAGGGCCCGCTCGTCAACGACGACGGCATCGACAACAACGGCAACGGTGTCGTCGACGAGGACGATGAGCGCCTCCAGGTGGAGACGTTCTACTACTTCACCAACCAGGGTGGCCCGACCGGTGACCCGGCGGCCAGTGAGGACCGCGGCGTCGTGTCGTACCGCCTCATGCAGGGCCTCTGGAAGGACGGCGTGCCCTTCACGCGCGGTGGTGACGGCTACAACCCCGGCAGCGAGGACTTCACGCTCTTCGCCTTCCCGGACGACCCGCCGGCCTTCTGGAGTGAGTACAACTCGAACGGCCTCGGCCGGGCCAACGCCCCGGACGACCGCCGCTTCGGCGTCGTGACCGGTCCCTTCACCATGAAGCCCGGTGACATCCAGGAGATCGTCTTCGGCATCGTGTGGGCCCAGGCCCCGCAGGCCTGTCAGGCCACGGCCACCCCGCAGATCGCGTCGCTCCAGCAGCTGAAGTTCGACGACATCACCGTGCAGGGTGCCTTCAACGCCGACTTCAACCTGCCGTCGCCGCCCCCGGCGGTCACGGTCCAGGCGACGCCGCTCGATCAGGAGGTCGTCCTCCAGTTCGACAGTGTCACCGGCGACAACGCGGACATCTTCAACTACGAGGTCGACAGCCCGTTCGCCATCGGCGGCGCGCCCGACGCCACGTACAACTTCGAAGGCTTCAAGATCATCCAGTACCGGGATGCCACCAGCACGGAGGGGACGCTGATCGCCACCTTCGACATCAACAACTCGGTGACGACGGTGGTCGACAACGGCCTCGACTGTAACACCGGTGCCATCATCAACAACGTGGTGGCGCAGGGCACGAACAGTGGGTCCGAGACGGCCACGCCGACCTCGATCCTGATCCAGAACGACGTGTTCACCGGCTCCGAGCTGCGGAACAACACGACGTACTACTTCGGCGTCCAGCCGTACGCGTACAACGAGTTCTCGTCGCCGAACCGGATCTTCGCTGCCCCGGTGACCCGCGTCTCCGTCCGGCCCTCGATCTCCGCTCCGCGGAACGACGGTACGGTGGTGCAGACGACCTCGGGCGCGAGCCTGCCGGTCGAGGCGGGTGCCAACAACGTCGGTGGCGGTCAGATCACGGCCACGGTCGTCGATCCGCTCGCGATCACGGGTGACACCTACCGCGTCGAGTTCTTCTCGCAGGTGGTCGGTATCGACCAGCACGGGACGCCCAACGACCCGTCGGACGACACCGAGATCCTCGAGACGAACTACAACATCGTGAACGCCACGACGGGCGAGGTCCTCCTCGATGGAGCCGAGTTCTTCGAAGAGAACGGCGAAGTCCTGCTGCAGACCACGAGTGTCCTGCGTCGCGACGGCCTCCTCTTCGACGTCCAGGGCCCGGTCGCTGGACCGCTCTTCCCGGGCGGTACCAACGCGTTCGTCGAGATCACCGGCCCCGGTGGCATCGACTCGTGTGGTCCGGATGCGGCCTCGACGGCCGGCTGCCCGCTGGGCAACAACATCTACGGTTCCTTCAACGGAACTGCGGATTACGCTGCCACGCACGTCGGTGACGGTCCGGAGGCCAGCCTCGGCGCCTTCGCTCCGAACGACTACGAGATCCGGTTCACGGACGAGGGGTCCTACGCGTACTACCCGTTCTCGACGGGCAACGCGATCAAGGTGCCCTTCGAGGTCTGGGACATCGGCCTGACGCCTCCGGGCTCGGCCAACGATCCCTCCGACGACGTCCAGCTGATCCCGAACCTGTTCGCCGATGGTGACATCGAGTGCGAGTTCGGCTACTTCGGCCCGTCGCAGTTCGACATCGGCAACATCACGCAGCGGATCTACGCCTACTACCCGACGACCTCGTACTCGGACTGGGAGACGGCGATCGAACCGCTCGTGACTGCCGACCCGAATGGGTGCCCGACGGACCCGGCGACGGCTGCAGCGTCTGGCTCCATCGACTTCGGTCGTGGCCGTCCGCTCCAGCGCTTCGTGATGGAGCAGACGAGTGACGTCGGCATCAACGATCTCACCGGCACGGTCATTCGGTTCTACACCACGGACCCGAACCAGCCCGGCGACACCTTCACCATCAACACGGCCGAGTCGGCCGCGGTGGGCGGAGACGATGCCACGGCTCAGTCCGCGCTCGACCTGATCGCTGTGACGCCGAACCCGTACCGCGGCGCCTCGGGCTACGAAGCCTCCGGTGACAGCCGCATCGTCCGGTTCGTGAACCTGCCGGCTCAGGCGACCATCCGGGTCTTCACGCTCAGTGGAACCCAGATCCGGTCGATCGAGAAGGTCGATAACGGTGGCACGACGGTCGACTGGGACCTCCAGTCGGAGGCCGGCCTCCAAATCGCAAGCGGCATCTACCTCGTCCACGTCGAAGCCCGTCGTTCGGACGGCAGCGTGATCGGGGAGCGGGTGCTGAAGTTCGGCGTCGTCCAGCGCCGTGTGCAGCTGGACGTCTACTAA
- a CDS encoding sulfurtransferase translates to MSEHAHPEVLVSTDWVAKHLADTANVRVIESNEDVLLYATGHLHNAVHVDWQTDLQDADVRDYISQKQFESLCSRLGIRPDTTLVFYGDKANWWATYAFWTFKMFGHEDCRVMDGGRAKWEAEGRTMTTTRPQYESTDYTASHPDTSIRAFRDDVLRHMKAGGAMVDVRSPQEFIGEISHAPGNPQSESALRAGHIPGALNVPWSRAANADGTFKSRDELAAIYLDEQSLDPKDETVAYCRIGERSSHTWFVLTYLLGFKHVRNYDGSWTEWGNLVGVPVEKGVPEDDGGIGD, encoded by the coding sequence ATGTCCGAACACGCCCACCCCGAGGTTCTCGTCTCTACCGACTGGGTCGCCAAGCACCTCGCCGACACCGCGAACGTCCGCGTGATCGAGTCGAACGAGGACGTCCTCCTCTACGCCACCGGCCACCTCCACAATGCGGTCCACGTGGACTGGCAGACGGACCTCCAGGACGCCGACGTTCGCGACTACATCAGCCAAAAGCAGTTCGAGTCCCTGTGCTCCCGCCTCGGCATCCGCCCGGACACCACGCTCGTGTTCTACGGCGACAAGGCCAACTGGTGGGCCACCTATGCCTTCTGGACCTTCAAGATGTTCGGACACGAGGACTGCCGCGTCATGGACGGCGGCCGGGCCAAGTGGGAGGCGGAGGGACGGACGATGACCACGACCCGCCCCCAGTACGAGAGCACCGACTACACGGCCTCCCACCCGGACACCTCCATCCGCGCCTTCCGCGACGACGTGCTGCGCCACATGAAAGCGGGCGGCGCGATGGTGGACGTGCGGAGCCCCCAGGAGTTCATCGGCGAGATCTCGCACGCGCCCGGCAACCCCCAGTCGGAGTCGGCGCTGCGCGCGGGGCACATCCCGGGCGCGCTCAACGTGCCCTGGAGCCGAGCGGCCAACGCCGACGGCACCTTCAAGTCACGCGACGAGCTGGCGGCGATCTACCTCGACGAGCAGAGCCTCGACCCGAAGGACGAGACGGTCGCCTACTGCCGCATCGGGGAGCGCTCCAGCCACACGTGGTTCGTGCTGACGTACCTGCTCGGCTTCAAGCACGTCCGCAACTACGATGGCTCGTGGACGGAGTGGGGCAACCTGGTCGGCGTGCCGGTCGAGAAGGGCGTGCCGGAGGACGACGGCGGGATCGGGGACTGA